One part of the Mycolicibacterium aromaticivorans JS19b1 = JCM 16368 genome encodes these proteins:
- a CDS encoding ferredoxin — protein sequence MKVRVDQDRCQGHTLCAMIAPDMFELSDIDGSSSPVTEEVPADQIELVREAAHSCPEQAILIEED from the coding sequence GTGAAGGTTCGGGTCGACCAGGACCGGTGCCAGGGACACACGCTGTGCGCCATGATCGCTCCAGACATGTTCGAGCTCAGCGATATCGACGGCAGTTCGTCGCCGGTGACCGAGGAGGTTCCGGCCGACCAGATCGAGCTCGTGCGCGAAGCCGCGCACTCCTGCCCGGAACAGGCAATCCTCATCGAAGAGGACTGA
- a CDS encoding mycofactocin-coupled SDR family oxidoreductase — translation MGRVQGRVAFITGAARGQGRSHALRLAEEGADIIAVDLCKDIDTIGYKMATPEDLEETAELVKKTGRGIVTAQADVREAAELKAALDQGLAEFGKVDIVVAQAGIAGMKGQPPLQAWCDVINTNLIGTINAIQVALPHLEEGASIIATGSTAALMDAHQKDNPGADPGGMSYMVAKRLLSNYVHDLATELAVRGIRANVVHPTNCNTDMLQSDPMYRSFRPDLENPTRADAEPVFGIQQAMKVNFVEPLDISNAVLWLASDEARYVTGMQLRVDAGGYLKWYDYHV, via the coding sequence GTGGGACGAGTCCAGGGCAGAGTTGCCTTCATCACCGGTGCCGCGCGCGGGCAGGGCCGCAGCCATGCCCTGCGGCTGGCCGAAGAAGGCGCCGACATCATCGCTGTCGACCTGTGCAAGGACATCGACACCATCGGCTACAAGATGGCGACCCCCGAGGACCTCGAGGAGACCGCCGAACTGGTCAAGAAGACCGGGCGCGGCATCGTCACCGCGCAGGCCGACGTTCGTGAGGCCGCCGAACTCAAGGCGGCCCTCGACCAGGGTCTCGCCGAGTTCGGCAAGGTCGACATCGTCGTCGCCCAGGCCGGCATCGCCGGGATGAAGGGGCAGCCGCCACTGCAGGCGTGGTGCGATGTCATCAACACCAACCTGATCGGAACCATCAATGCGATCCAGGTGGCGCTTCCCCATCTGGAAGAGGGCGCCTCGATCATCGCGACCGGCTCCACCGCGGCGCTGATGGACGCACACCAGAAGGACAACCCTGGCGCGGACCCAGGCGGGATGTCCTACATGGTCGCCAAACGCCTGCTGTCCAACTATGTCCACGATCTCGCCACCGAGCTCGCCGTGCGGGGTATCCGGGCCAACGTCGTTCACCCGACCAACTGCAACACCGATATGCTGCAGAGCGACCCGATGTATCGCTCGTTCCGGCCGGATCTCGAAAACCCGACTCGCGCCGACGCCGAGCCGGTATTCGGCATCCAGCAGGCGATGAAGGTCAACTTCGTCGAGCCACTGGACATCAGCAACGCGGTGCTGTGGCTGGCGTCGGACGAGGCCCGCTACGTCACCGGTATGCAGCTGCGCGTGGATGCCGGCGGCTACCTCAAGTGGTACGACTACCACGTCTGA
- a CDS encoding aldehyde dehydrogenase family protein, producing MSAQDTTATIASGEQAGRSQMSERHMLIDGQLVGAQHTYPSINPASGDVLGYAPNADVVDAERAIAAARAAFDTTDWSTNVELRIRCMEQLHSALVEHSDELRALTIAEVGATKALTESAQLDDPIRIVGYYANLLKTYEMSEDLGEIESRGQRHHRWVEKEAAGVVAAIIAYNYPNQLALAKLGPSLAAGCTVILKAAPDTPLTTLALGEVIAKHTDIPAGVINVISSTDPAVGAALTTSPDVDVVTFTGSTATGRKIMAAASDTIKKVFLELGGKSAMIVLDDADFTNCAMMAAFMICSHAGQGCAITTRLLVPRAHHDEIVELVKNFMGMVRYGDPADPSTYMGPLINDTQRDKVDGMVQRAVAAGATVVTGGKKVDGPGFFYEPTLITGVDPDSELAQEEIFGPVLAVLAYEDDDDAVRIANNSIYGLSGGVFGGHDRALAIARRIRTGTMGINGGNYFGPDSPFGGYKQSGVGREMGVAGLEEFLERKTLAAVVS from the coding sequence ATGTCGGCCCAGGACACGACGGCCACCATCGCGAGCGGCGAGCAAGCGGGGCGGAGCCAGATGTCCGAGCGGCACATGCTGATCGACGGTCAGCTCGTCGGCGCGCAGCACACCTATCCGTCGATCAATCCCGCCAGCGGAGATGTGCTGGGCTATGCGCCCAACGCCGACGTCGTCGACGCCGAGCGTGCGATCGCGGCGGCCCGGGCGGCTTTCGACACCACCGACTGGTCCACCAACGTCGAGCTGCGGATCCGCTGCATGGAGCAATTGCACAGTGCGCTCGTCGAGCACAGCGACGAACTGCGCGCGCTGACGATCGCCGAGGTGGGTGCTACCAAGGCGCTGACCGAGAGCGCTCAACTCGATGACCCGATCCGGATCGTCGGCTACTACGCGAATCTGCTGAAGACCTACGAGATGTCCGAAGACCTCGGCGAGATCGAGAGCCGGGGGCAACGCCACCACCGCTGGGTCGAGAAGGAAGCCGCCGGCGTGGTGGCCGCGATCATCGCCTACAACTATCCGAACCAGCTGGCGCTGGCCAAACTGGGTCCGTCGTTGGCGGCCGGATGCACGGTCATCCTCAAGGCCGCGCCGGACACCCCGCTCACCACGCTCGCACTCGGTGAGGTGATCGCGAAACACACCGACATCCCCGCCGGCGTCATCAACGTGATCAGCTCCACCGACCCCGCGGTCGGTGCCGCACTGACCACCAGCCCCGACGTCGACGTCGTGACCTTCACCGGGTCGACGGCAACCGGGCGCAAGATCATGGCGGCGGCCAGCGACACCATCAAGAAGGTCTTTCTGGAGCTCGGCGGCAAGTCGGCCATGATCGTGCTCGACGACGCCGACTTCACCAATTGCGCGATGATGGCGGCGTTCATGATCTGCTCGCACGCCGGCCAGGGGTGCGCGATCACGACGCGGCTGCTGGTTCCCCGCGCGCATCACGACGAAATCGTCGAGCTGGTGAAGAACTTCATGGGCATGGTGCGCTACGGCGATCCGGCCGACCCGTCCACGTATATGGGCCCGCTGATCAACGACACCCAGCGCGACAAGGTCGACGGCATGGTCCAGCGCGCGGTCGCCGCCGGCGCGACCGTGGTCACCGGCGGCAAGAAGGTGGACGGCCCCGGCTTCTTCTATGAGCCCACGTTGATCACCGGCGTCGACCCTGACAGCGAACTCGCCCAGGAGGAGATCTTCGGACCAGTCTTGGCCGTCCTGGCGTATGAGGACGACGACGACGCGGTGCGGATCGCCAACAACTCCATCTACGGACTCTCGGGTGGGGTGTTCGGCGGCCACGACCGCGCGCTGGCGATTGCCCGCCGAATCCGCACCGGCACGATGGGCATCAACGGCGGCAACTACTTTGGCCCGGATAGTCCATTCGGCGGCTACAAGCAGTCCGGTGTCGGCCGCGAGATGGGTGTGGCCGGCCTGGAGGAATTCCTCGAGCGCAAGACGCTCGCGGCGGTGGTGTCGTGA
- a CDS encoding CaiB/BaiF CoA transferase family protein: MRPLDGVRVLEVAMYGFVPSCGAVLGEWGAEVIKVEHAVTGDPQRGLRQTGPLRVDGDPNPNVEHANRGKRSIGLDMSVPEGKEVLYELARRSDVFLTSFLPGHRTKFGIDVDDIRAVNPNIIYARGSAFGPRGQESEKGGYDMTAFWCRAGTAATITPPGTEGMIAPPGPAYGDTISGTNLAGGIAAALFKRERTGEASVVDVSLLGSGLWAMGHTIALTQHLGEQLVAPVPGVHGSPINPLVGLYETADSRYISFVMMQPTKFWADVCRHMDIGEYIDDPRFAGVEQIAANTADAVQILGKAMATRTLSEWSTRFATLAGPWAPVQDTLQAAADAQVRANEYLVKAGELELVANPVQFDVAAPQSGPAPGFAEQTDEILTELGLDWDRIIELKTAGAVT, encoded by the coding sequence GTGAGGCCGCTCGACGGGGTCCGCGTCCTCGAGGTGGCGATGTACGGCTTCGTGCCGTCGTGCGGTGCGGTGTTGGGCGAGTGGGGCGCCGAAGTCATCAAGGTTGAGCACGCGGTCACCGGTGATCCGCAACGCGGCCTTCGGCAGACGGGTCCTCTGCGGGTCGACGGTGATCCGAATCCCAATGTGGAGCACGCCAATCGGGGCAAGCGCAGCATCGGACTGGACATGTCGGTGCCGGAGGGCAAAGAGGTTCTCTACGAACTCGCGCGCCGATCCGACGTGTTCCTGACCAGCTTCCTGCCCGGGCACCGCACCAAGTTCGGCATCGACGTCGACGACATCCGCGCGGTGAATCCGAACATCATCTACGCGCGCGGCAGCGCCTTCGGTCCGCGGGGCCAGGAGTCGGAAAAGGGCGGTTATGACATGACCGCCTTCTGGTGCCGGGCCGGCACGGCGGCGACGATCACACCGCCGGGAACCGAGGGCATGATCGCTCCGCCCGGTCCGGCGTACGGCGACACCATCTCCGGCACCAACCTCGCAGGCGGAATCGCGGCAGCGTTGTTCAAGCGCGAACGCACCGGCGAAGCGTCGGTGGTCGACGTGTCACTGCTCGGCAGCGGCTTGTGGGCGATGGGCCACACCATCGCGCTGACTCAGCATCTCGGTGAGCAGTTGGTGGCACCCGTGCCGGGCGTGCACGGCTCACCGATCAATCCGCTGGTGGGCCTGTACGAGACCGCCGACAGCCGCTACATCTCGTTCGTGATGATGCAGCCGACCAAGTTCTGGGCCGACGTCTGCCGCCACATGGATATCGGCGAGTACATCGACGATCCGAGGTTCGCCGGCGTCGAGCAGATCGCCGCCAACACCGCTGATGCCGTCCAGATTCTCGGCAAGGCGATGGCCACCCGGACCCTGTCGGAATGGTCGACGCGGTTCGCCACGCTGGCAGGACCGTGGGCGCCGGTTCAGGACACGCTGCAGGCCGCCGCCGATGCGCAGGTACGGGCCAACGAATACCTGGTGAAGGCAGGGGAATTGGAGCTGGTCGCCAATCCGGTGCAGTTCGACGTCGCCGCACCGCAGAGCGGCCCGGCGCCGGGATTCGCCGAGCAGACAGACGAGATCCTCACCGAGCTCGGCCTGGACTGGGACCGCATCATCGAACTCAAGACCGCCGGCGCGGTCACGTAG
- a CDS encoding OB-fold domain-containing protein, which translates to MPYIVAIGTYLPSWGCDAHRIAGDDEDAITLAVEAGRAALSEGGAVERVVLVSRDLPLVESSNAAVLLAGLGLDPELEVDERLGGAPATLDAVSSARPRTLVIGSDLDPAGAAAILTGEDGLQIRTAARVARSLPVRTRNVDGVVHDYGDPRLLHERGLVASLAAAWLDTPVALAGVDHDRAIELCGGEAPVVPTAGASAGLFALAALAESNVSGPLVAVEQASLSGVTVAGGGAAVYRREPTAQPRPQTRVAAGPDIPISLAAYERAFEAKVRWEAGRHSGSEELDFPPRYRLDDAGRLAVDYELVPLPRVGSVYTEVTVHIPVPGLRTPYSLVIVELDDVAVRALVKVTGVEAGAVRIGDRGRLTLRRVAVRSGVPDYGYAFEPYAPATPRETSVRSWGAA; encoded by the coding sequence ATGCCCTACATCGTCGCCATTGGCACCTACTTACCCTCGTGGGGGTGTGACGCGCATCGCATTGCCGGCGATGACGAGGACGCCATCACACTCGCTGTTGAAGCGGGCCGGGCGGCGCTGTCCGAGGGTGGTGCCGTCGAGCGGGTGGTGCTGGTGAGCCGTGACCTGCCGCTGGTGGAGAGCAGCAATGCCGCTGTGTTGCTGGCGGGACTCGGTCTGGATCCCGAGCTCGAGGTCGACGAGCGGCTCGGCGGTGCGCCCGCCACACTCGATGCGGTCAGCTCGGCCCGGCCGCGCACGCTGGTCATCGGATCCGACTTGGATCCGGCTGGTGCGGCGGCGATCCTGACCGGCGAGGACGGCTTGCAGATTCGCACCGCCGCGCGCGTGGCACGCAGTCTCCCGGTCCGCACCCGCAATGTCGACGGTGTGGTGCACGACTACGGCGACCCGCGCTTGCTGCACGAGCGGGGGCTGGTCGCCTCGCTGGCCGCAGCGTGGCTCGACACTCCGGTCGCGCTGGCCGGCGTCGACCATGACCGAGCGATCGAACTGTGCGGCGGCGAGGCGCCCGTCGTGCCGACCGCGGGTGCCAGTGCCGGGCTGTTCGCCTTGGCCGCTCTTGCCGAGTCGAATGTCAGCGGCCCGTTGGTTGCCGTCGAACAGGCCAGCCTGTCCGGCGTGACGGTGGCCGGCGGCGGAGCGGCCGTCTACCGGCGGGAGCCGACGGCACAGCCGCGACCGCAGACCAGGGTGGCCGCCGGCCCCGACATCCCGATCTCCCTGGCCGCCTACGAGCGCGCCTTCGAAGCCAAGGTGCGGTGGGAGGCCGGCCGCCACAGCGGCAGCGAGGAATTGGACTTCCCGCCCCGCTACCGCCTCGACGATGCCGGCCGGTTGGCCGTTGACTACGAACTGGTGCCGCTTCCTCGGGTGGGAAGCGTCTACACCGAAGTGACGGTTCACATTCCGGTACCGGGCCTGCGGACTCCCTACTCGTTGGTGATCGTCGAGCTCGACGACGTCGCGGTGCGCGCACTGGTCAAGGTCACCGGCGTCGAGGCGGGCGCGGTGCGGATCGGCGATCGTGGCCGGCTCACGCTGCGCCGGGTGGCCGTGCGATCGGGTGTACCCGACTACGGGTACGCGTTCGAGCCGTATGCACCCGCGACTCCGCGGGAAACGTCCGTCCGGTCGTGGGGTGCGGCATGA
- a CDS encoding thiolase C-terminal domain-containing protein codes for MRRVAIVGAGMTAFGEHFALGLKDLLPMAFAECAARVDKGVNKSEIDAAWFGAMGTADGFPAGILADSLGLPDLPVTRIENSCATGNDAVRNALYGIASGAADVALVMGADKLRETTSKQLLWEWEAMARDMAWDYPLGLVAPAGFALHVARYLHETPATREHMAMVAVKNHRHGLSNPKARLRFEVTIDEVLAAPMVVTPFGVYDCAPQSDGAAALLLAAEDVVDRFTDRPVWIRGVGLGLDSVMHQHKADMTTFPATTRAAKRAFRMANLTPADIDVAEVHDFFTGIELISYEDLGFAEPAEAYKLMEAEVTCVGGALPVNPSGGLKAKGHPPGATGVAQCVELFDQLRGEAGNQVDGARIGLAHNIGGPTAVAAVTILEGPGGHGG; via the coding sequence ATGAGGCGGGTCGCGATCGTCGGTGCCGGCATGACGGCGTTCGGCGAGCACTTCGCCCTCGGGCTCAAGGACCTGCTCCCGATGGCGTTCGCCGAGTGCGCCGCTCGGGTTGACAAGGGCGTCAACAAGTCTGAGATCGACGCCGCCTGGTTCGGTGCGATGGGAACCGCCGACGGCTTCCCGGCGGGGATCCTCGCCGACTCGCTCGGACTGCCCGACCTGCCGGTGACCCGGATCGAGAACTCCTGCGCGACCGGCAACGACGCGGTCCGCAATGCCCTCTACGGCATCGCCTCCGGTGCGGCCGATGTCGCGTTGGTGATGGGTGCGGACAAACTGCGGGAGACCACTTCCAAGCAACTGCTGTGGGAGTGGGAGGCGATGGCCCGCGACATGGCGTGGGACTATCCGCTGGGATTGGTTGCGCCCGCAGGATTTGCCCTTCATGTTGCGCGTTATTTGCACGAAACCCCGGCCACCCGTGAACACATGGCGATGGTGGCGGTCAAGAATCATCGGCACGGCCTGTCGAATCCGAAGGCGCGACTCCGTTTCGAGGTGACCATCGACGAGGTTCTCGCCGCGCCGATGGTGGTCACGCCGTTCGGCGTCTATGACTGCGCTCCCCAAAGCGACGGCGCGGCAGCACTTTTGTTGGCGGCAGAGGACGTGGTCGACCGTTTCACCGACCGGCCGGTCTGGATCCGCGGGGTGGGGTTGGGGCTGGATTCCGTGATGCATCAGCACAAAGCGGATATGACGACGTTCCCGGCGACGACCCGTGCGGCGAAAAGAGCGTTCAGAATGGCAAATTTGACGCCCGCCGATATCGATGTGGCGGAAGTTCACGATTTCTTCACCGGCATCGAATTGATCAGCTATGAAGATCTCGGCTTCGCCGAACCCGCGGAGGCCTACAAGTTAATGGAGGCCGAGGTGACTTGTGTGGGTGGAGCTTTGCCGGTGAACCCCAGCGGCGGCCTGAAGGCCAAGGGCCACCCACCGGGCGCCACCGGAGTGGCCCAGTGCGTGGAACTTTTCGACCAGTTGCGCGGGGAAGCCGGCAATCAGGTGGACGGCGCCCGAATCGGACTGGCTCACAACATCGGTGGTCCGACAGCAGTCGCTGCGGTGACGATTCTGGAAGGACCGGGTGGCCATGGCGGGTAA
- a CDS encoding MlaE family ABC transporter permease, whose product MAGKGADRWSPGIALSSAAGPMQAIGGLFAMSADAVRFIFRKPFQWREFLEQAWFVARVSLAPTLLVAIPFTVLVSFTLNILLRELGAADLSGAGAAFGAVTQVGPLVTVLIVAGAGATAMCADLGSRTIREEIDAMEVLGINPVQRLVTPRMLASGLVALLLNSLVVIIGILGGYVFSVFVQDVNPGAFAAGITLLTGVPEVIISCVKAALFGLIAGLVACYRGLTITGGGAKAVGNAVNETVVYAFMALFVVNVVVTAIGIRMSAR is encoded by the coding sequence ATGGCGGGTAAGGGGGCCGATCGTTGGTCGCCGGGCATTGCGTTGAGCAGTGCTGCGGGTCCGATGCAGGCTATTGGTGGTTTGTTTGCGATGTCGGCAGACGCCGTGCGGTTCATCTTTCGGAAGCCGTTTCAGTGGCGGGAGTTTTTGGAGCAGGCGTGGTTTGTGGCGCGGGTGTCGTTGGCGCCGACGTTGTTGGTGGCGATTCCGTTCACGGTGTTGGTGTCGTTCACGCTGAATATTTTGTTGCGGGAGTTGGGTGCTGCTGATTTGTCGGGGGCTGGGGCGGCGTTTGGTGCGGTGACTCAGGTGGGTCCGTTGGTGACGGTGTTGATCGTGGCGGGTGCCGGGGCGACGGCGATGTGTGCGGATTTGGGGTCGCGCACGATCCGTGAGGAGATCGACGCGATGGAGGTGTTGGGGATCAATCCGGTGCAGCGGTTGGTGACTCCGCGGATGTTGGCGTCGGGTTTGGTTGCGCTTCTGTTGAATTCGTTGGTGGTGATCATCGGGATTTTGGGTGGTTATGTGTTCTCGGTGTTCGTCCAGGATGTGAATCCGGGGGCGTTCGCGGCGGGGATCACGTTGTTGACCGGGGTGCCGGAGGTGATCATCTCGTGTGTCAAGGCGGCGTTGTTCGGTCTTATTGCGGGGTTGGTGGCCTGTTATCGGGGGTTGACGATCACTGGTGGTGGCGCCAAGGCGGTGGGTAATGCGGTCAATGAGACGGTGGTGTACGCGTTTATGGCGTTGTTCGTGGTCAACGTGGTGGTGACCGCGATCGGTATCCGGATGAGTGCCCGGTAG
- a CDS encoding MlaE family ABC transporter permease: MASLQALYPRIARQVRRPLGTVGRIGDHTIFYGRAIAGTPHAALHFRKEIIRLIAEISMGAGTLAMIGGTVVIVGFLTLAAGGTLAVQGYSSLGNIGIEALTGFLAAFINVRISAPVVAGIGLAATFGAGVTAQLGAMRINEEIDALESMGIPPVEYLVSTRIVAGMVAITPLYSIAVILSFVASQFTTVVLFGQSGGLYDHYFNTFLNPIDLLWSFLQAVLMAITILLIHTYFGYFATGGPSGVGVAVGNAVRTSLIVVVSVTLLISLAVYGSNGNFNLSG, translated from the coding sequence ATGGCGTCGTTACAGGCTTTGTATCCGCGGATCGCCCGTCAGGTGCGTCGCCCGTTGGGCACGGTGGGCCGGATTGGGGATCACACGATCTTCTATGGTCGGGCGATCGCGGGCACGCCGCATGCGGCGTTGCATTTCCGGAAAGAGATCATCCGGTTGATCGCGGAGATCAGCATGGGTGCGGGCACGTTGGCGATGATCGGCGGCACCGTGGTGATCGTCGGGTTTTTGACGCTGGCTGCGGGTGGGACGTTGGCGGTGCAGGGGTATAGCTCGCTGGGCAATATCGGGATCGAAGCACTGACCGGGTTTCTGGCGGCGTTCATCAACGTCCGGATCAGCGCGCCGGTGGTGGCCGGGATCGGGTTGGCCGCCACCTTCGGCGCCGGGGTCACGGCCCAGTTGGGGGCGATGCGGATCAACGAGGAGATCGACGCCCTGGAATCGATGGGCATCCCGCCGGTCGAATACCTGGTCAGTACCCGGATCGTGGCCGGGATGGTGGCCATCACCCCGCTGTACTCGATCGCGGTCATCTTGAGCTTTGTGGCGTCCCAGTTCACCACCGTGGTGCTGTTCGGCCAGTCCGGTGGCTTGTATGACCACTACTTCAACACGTTTTTGAACCCCATCGACCTGTTGTGGAGTTTCCTGCAAGCGGTCCTGATGGCGATCACGATCCTGTTGATCCACACCTACTTCGGCTACTTCGCCACCGGCGGACCGTCTGGCGTCGGGGTCGCGGTCGGCAACGCGGTGCGCACTTCCCTGATCGTGGTCGTCTCGGTCACCCTGCTCATATCGCTGGCCGTCTACGGCTCCAACGGCAACTTCAACCTGTCCGGATAG
- a CDS encoding MCE family protein, translated as MTRNLGPGPADRSETETAAAPVAARTGASFGATGWARPVAGLSTVVVVVAIVAVAVGLFRGDFTKTVPVTVISDRAGLVMNPDARVKMRGVQVGKVESIESRADGTAALHLAMDPAELRKIPSNVVADIASTTVFGAKYVNFEPPTDPSPKPMYAGQVLQGQHVTVEINTVFQQLNQVLNKIDPTQLNATLGALSKAFAGRGKQFGQTVADFDQLLAKLEPSLPNMAKDIELTAPVAAAYADAAPDLVKTVQNTNRISQSIVDEQQNLDTFLVNMIGLADQGNEVLGTNQPALSKVLHLLTPTTALFNEYAPVIPCTLKAMDWIRLSPPLPDPGVAVAVAFTLGIDRYRYPSNLPKVAATGGPQCMGLPYLGFGNKAKYLVTDTGVNPWQYGNQGIVLNSDGLKQLLFGPLEGPPRNTAQIGQPG; from the coding sequence GTGACACGCAATCTCGGTCCGGGCCCGGCCGACCGATCCGAAACCGAAACCGCCGCCGCACCGGTGGCGGCCCGAACCGGCGCCAGCTTCGGTGCGACCGGTTGGGCGCGGCCGGTGGCCGGCCTGTCCACCGTGGTCGTGGTGGTGGCGATCGTCGCGGTCGCCGTCGGCCTGTTCCGCGGCGACTTCACCAAAACCGTTCCGGTGACCGTGATCTCCGACCGCGCCGGCCTCGTCATGAACCCCGACGCCAGGGTCAAGATGCGCGGTGTCCAGGTCGGCAAGGTCGAGTCGATCGAGAGCCGCGCCGACGGCACAGCGGCGCTGCACCTGGCGATGGATCCCGCTGAGCTTCGCAAGATCCCGTCGAACGTGGTCGCCGATATCGCCTCGACGACGGTGTTCGGCGCCAAGTACGTCAACTTCGAGCCGCCGACCGATCCGTCGCCGAAACCCATGTACGCAGGCCAGGTTCTGCAGGGCCAGCACGTCACCGTCGAGATCAACACGGTGTTCCAGCAGCTGAACCAGGTCTTGAACAAGATCGATCCGACCCAGCTGAACGCGACGCTCGGCGCACTGTCGAAGGCGTTCGCGGGGCGCGGCAAGCAATTCGGACAGACCGTCGCCGACTTCGACCAACTGCTGGCCAAGCTGGAACCCAGCCTGCCGAACATGGCCAAGGACATCGAGCTGACGGCCCCGGTGGCCGCCGCGTACGCCGACGCCGCGCCGGATCTGGTCAAGACCGTGCAGAACACCAACAGGATCAGCCAGAGCATCGTCGACGAGCAGCAGAACCTGGATACGTTCCTGGTCAACATGATCGGGCTGGCTGACCAGGGCAACGAGGTGCTCGGAACCAACCAGCCGGCGCTGAGCAAGGTGCTCCATCTGCTGACGCCCACCACGGCGCTATTCAACGAATATGCGCCCGTGATCCCCTGCACGCTCAAAGCCATGGACTGGATTCGGTTGTCGCCGCCATTGCCGGACCCCGGCGTGGCCGTGGCTGTTGCCTTCACACTGGGCATCGATCGGTACCGCTACCCGTCGAACCTGCCCAAGGTGGCGGCCACGGGCGGCCCGCAATGCATGGGCCTGCCGTACCTCGGATTCGGCAACAAGGCCAAGTACCTCGTGACCGATACCGGTGTCAACCCGTGGCAGTACGGCAACCAGGGCATCGTGCTCAACTCCGACGGTCTCAAACAGCTGTTGTTCGGCCCGCTGGAAGGGCCGCCGCGCAACACCGCACAGATCGGACAGCCGGGATGA
- a CDS encoding MCE family protein — MMRTTSTLVKFGVFAVVMVVLTAFLFLTFSNYRSGSTNGYSAVFADASRLKDGDTVRVAGVRVGTVNSVDLLADKSVLVKFDADRDIVLTTGTQAAVRYLNLTGDRYLELVDGPGSSRVLPAGSQIPKDRTQGALDLDLLLGGLRPVIQGLNPQDVNALTASLINILQGQGDTLDSLLTKTTSFSNALADNSQTVEQLIDNLKVVVDTLAKDGDKFSGAIDKLEKLITGLSQDREPIGTAITQLDNGTASLTSLLNEARAPLKGDVEQLNRLAPLLDDNKIVLDRGLQRGPDNYRKMARLGAYGGWIMYYICGLGIRVTDLQGRTGVFPMIKQETGRCAEP; from the coding sequence ATGATGCGCACCACAAGCACTCTCGTCAAGTTCGGCGTCTTCGCCGTGGTGATGGTGGTGCTGACGGCTTTCCTGTTCCTGACCTTCAGCAACTACCGCAGCGGCTCGACCAACGGATACTCGGCGGTATTCGCGGACGCCTCCCGGCTCAAGGACGGCGACACGGTCCGGGTCGCGGGTGTCCGGGTCGGCACCGTCAACAGCGTCGACTTGCTGGCCGACAAGAGTGTCCTGGTGAAGTTCGATGCCGACCGCGACATCGTCTTGACCACCGGAACCCAAGCGGCCGTGCGTTATCTGAACCTCACCGGCGATCGCTATCTGGAACTCGTCGACGGACCCGGCTCGAGCCGGGTGCTGCCTGCGGGTTCCCAGATACCCAAGGACCGCACGCAGGGCGCACTGGACCTGGACCTTCTACTCGGGGGGTTGCGGCCGGTTATCCAGGGGCTCAACCCCCAGGACGTCAACGCGCTGACCGCATCACTGATCAACATTCTGCAGGGCCAGGGGGACACGCTCGACTCGTTGCTGACCAAGACCACGTCATTCTCGAATGCGTTGGCCGACAACAGTCAAACGGTCGAGCAGTTGATCGACAACCTCAAGGTCGTCGTCGACACACTCGCCAAAGACGGTGACAAGTTCTCCGGGGCCATCGACAAGTTGGAGAAACTGATCACCGGTTTGTCGCAGGATCGCGAACCGATCGGCACCGCAATCACCCAGCTGGACAACGGAACCGCGTCGCTGACCAGTCTGCTGAACGAGGCCCGCGCTCCGCTGAAAGGCGATGTCGAGCAGCTCAACCGATTGGCGCCACTATTGGACGACAACAAGATCGTCCTCGACAGAGGCTTGCAGAGGGGGCCGGACAACTATCGCAAGATGGCCCGGCTCGGGGCCTACGGCGGCTGGATCATGTACTACATCTGCGGACTTGGCATCCGCGTCACCGACCTTCAGGGACGGACCGGGGTGTTCCCGATGATCAAACAAGAAACCGGCAGGTGTGCGGAGCCCTAA